From one Pseudomonas sp. B21-048 genomic stretch:
- a CDS encoding deaminase domain-containing protein: MKTMPSNGASSAQSTLSPTTVQVHQGQLQDYELLLSTLSGEVGSLDHFSETLLRPRTFSPLDQENETGQGALQQLLEDPDYRALCQNNNVSPHYLIVTLKDGAFVYETSNREGANKTELTLTGNENWQALRTRIEKAATLLGGQIRYDRLVSAPRIATFYGMAPWDPTNTIKHQAAIDFLEEKIASYELGLEEDFNLLDLKPAQTVEVRQVSQGVMTVAAQDELRAQFMTGEIKNAIQTFLPDGASPLTYLAKDILVSATSERVRAQPTVFLKKILQSAEANKLGDLLLSTMDWYGGKQGEEASAHIRTKVVANALQIWFKSKFIEYPDRIAGYDLQSRSNWGKSYKNIWTEFEKHLLTSPRQATSEKEAIVMARLFLCQFPAEFRITDIPIDLPYRSSVVWVNFVSGVNLINHTDAKALYRKTFQQLVNKPLKISEGAKEDKLRAVALARLLPTVEWAETQGLIPQKRHEEYTQTETDLAISELDTYTKDLNDALSKLTEATPERLSIAKSVIDHDFPKVSDKDSVIDSFWSDHELAEPARYLNWAKRHSIIDVVADNNFDSEKTWAVLKKNSNTIIFYIWLDEDRKLHTGNTSSSKKHNAICNTKELFKQHFEDHITSLTNAYKTLIKSLLSSLAFSDRQALELGTLKIYTLRKETYKEEAKHETPEKILPLRARNGLLLVTTYRGVTSTFELLPRAGVIRRIGNLETQLLGGLLKSETWHIGMTPYSVEVVRHETLNFDWKAHSTGSKPLGAAHCEAIIEQLGHTFMPPGSTMENADGLALTINSKRGQEISHFIATELLFVDPKALHHAAYGQTEFDRAEASQKRFENFAKILVPFWTTIEDITSDDTERKVNGAFGLSMDLASFGLPIGKLASGSIKLLGNASRLTILARVTAFASLTKEVSILALQALNPVDGVGSLLKALGSRGVKLGRSGIFRIKTMAGKAGHYEFAQSLPQISDAGRWKPLSSGDRLASVKGMEDVPIRNTGSAVSPAFHAVDPVSGKPFGPSLSANDISMGPSTYQRIGIADNEELYVIAETAKVRKTLEIDGRTTVFIDNVPYRNHENALCRVDNLDASKSLKTVPCRSRRSPGEVCKTKYVITNFPAERPIPGTFMDVEDSWAPWFGDGKFTPSQPTSAQSRQLLAFEGKIYEVRNGTLTTYKGRPEAIGLTQNKPISKNNINAHLEFQEGIYGGLKVTGSAEKIDDVHDVGALVVYSKDKRHRYVFAKLNTDDYYMVKLSASESVQGPLQMNKVSKQQFLENAVEQELRRVYIGSLNANNMVRLHGKDKVHQALDKLDEYAVTIGAPANPADELQQLTVTAYPASSLLFDGATRAMAATLPEGANLWAKSTMTPLELQQGVANRFDTLFLRSTSDVPNSTKIDQAMADLQKLLPSHHQQKLRNIAFAEVKTAAGNNEVYVSVSGAGNNTRHLPLFKRNSVVKYDDSTYFNVDQLRESIIPDSLKLSSGEALLSIPHPITDPSRPDVIQRATSVDSESKLIGYISNKYPNTGDIKSINVVTTLPPCDSCSIILKGFGFDHGVDELNVIWGKRPNARQTQS; this comes from the coding sequence ATGAAAACAATGCCTTCAAATGGTGCTTCAAGCGCCCAAAGCACTTTATCCCCTACCACCGTTCAGGTCCATCAGGGTCAACTTCAGGACTATGAACTGTTGTTATCTACTTTGTCCGGAGAAGTTGGTTCGCTAGATCATTTTTCAGAAACGCTACTCAGGCCACGCACTTTTTCACCCCTGGATCAGGAAAACGAAACCGGCCAAGGCGCGTTACAACAATTGCTTGAGGATCCCGACTACCGGGCGTTGTGCCAAAACAACAACGTGTCCCCGCACTACCTGATCGTCACTTTGAAAGATGGGGCCTTTGTCTATGAGACATCAAATCGCGAAGGTGCAAACAAGACCGAACTGACTCTGACAGGAAACGAAAACTGGCAAGCACTTAGAACCCGGATCGAAAAAGCTGCCACTTTGCTGGGCGGACAAATTCGCTATGACCGACTTGTCTCGGCGCCCAGAATTGCCACGTTTTACGGAATGGCCCCGTGGGATCCGACCAACACTATTAAACATCAGGCCGCCATCGACTTCCTTGAAGAAAAGATCGCAAGCTACGAGCTGGGGCTAGAGGAAGATTTCAACCTGCTGGACTTGAAGCCAGCTCAAACGGTAGAAGTCCGACAGGTGTCTCAAGGCGTCATGACAGTGGCCGCCCAAGACGAATTGCGTGCTCAGTTCATGACAGGCGAAATTAAAAATGCCATCCAAACGTTTCTGCCTGATGGGGCCTCGCCGCTGACTTATCTGGCCAAGGACATACTTGTGTCGGCGACGTCTGAAAGGGTTCGTGCCCAGCCAACGGTTTTTCTCAAGAAAATCCTGCAAAGCGCCGAAGCCAATAAGCTGGGAGACCTCTTACTCTCAACGATGGATTGGTACGGCGGAAAACAAGGTGAAGAGGCGTCGGCTCACATTCGCACCAAAGTGGTAGCCAATGCACTGCAGATTTGGTTCAAATCAAAATTCATTGAGTATCCCGACAGAATCGCCGGCTACGACCTGCAATCCCGCTCAAACTGGGGGAAGAGTTATAAAAATATATGGACTGAATTTGAAAAGCACTTGTTAACGTCCCCAAGACAAGCAACTTCGGAAAAAGAAGCCATTGTTATGGCGAGGTTGTTCCTCTGCCAGTTTCCAGCCGAATTCCGTATCACCGACATTCCAATAGATTTGCCTTACAGAAGCTCCGTTGTTTGGGTCAACTTTGTGAGCGGTGTAAATCTCATAAACCATACCGACGCCAAGGCGCTGTACAGAAAAACCTTCCAACAGCTGGTCAATAAACCCTTGAAAATAAGCGAGGGCGCGAAAGAAGATAAACTTCGCGCTGTCGCTCTCGCGAGGCTACTGCCAACAGTGGAGTGGGCGGAAACCCAGGGCTTAATTCCTCAAAAACGACATGAAGAATATACACAGACTGAAACTGACTTAGCTATATCAGAGCTGGACACATACACCAAAGATTTGAACGACGCGCTCAGCAAACTCACTGAAGCGACGCCCGAACGTCTGTCCATTGCAAAATCCGTCATCGATCATGACTTCCCTAAAGTATCTGACAAAGATTCCGTAATCGATTCCTTCTGGAGTGACCATGAACTGGCGGAGCCCGCTCGATACCTTAATTGGGCAAAAAGACATTCGATCATTGACGTCGTCGCGGACAATAACTTTGACAGCGAAAAAACATGGGCAGTTTTAAAAAAAAACAGTAACACCATCATATTTTACATTTGGTTAGACGAAGATAGAAAACTACACACTGGAAACACTTCATCCAGCAAAAAACACAACGCCATTTGCAATACCAAAGAACTATTCAAACAACACTTCGAAGACCACATAACTTCGCTAACCAATGCTTATAAAACACTGATAAAAAGCTTGCTGTCATCACTTGCGTTCTCTGACCGTCAGGCGCTGGAATTGGGAACGCTCAAGATATACACCCTGAGAAAGGAAACGTATAAAGAAGAGGCCAAGCACGAAACGCCTGAAAAAATATTACCGCTCCGCGCCCGTAATGGCCTGCTGTTGGTGACTACATACCGAGGTGTTACCAGCACATTTGAACTGCTGCCAAGAGCCGGAGTTATACGTCGCATCGGCAATCTAGAAACGCAGCTATTGGGCGGTCTACTCAAGTCCGAGACCTGGCACATAGGCATGACCCCCTACTCCGTCGAAGTCGTGCGCCATGAGACATTAAACTTTGACTGGAAAGCTCACTCAACAGGCAGTAAACCGCTGGGTGCAGCGCATTGCGAGGCCATCATCGAACAATTGGGCCACACGTTCATGCCCCCCGGCAGCACTATGGAGAACGCCGACGGACTAGCCCTGACGATAAACTCAAAACGCGGCCAAGAAATCAGTCATTTCATCGCTACCGAATTGCTGTTCGTTGATCCAAAAGCGCTTCACCACGCTGCTTATGGTCAGACAGAGTTTGACCGCGCCGAGGCCTCTCAGAAACGCTTCGAAAATTTCGCCAAGATTCTCGTACCGTTCTGGACGACTATCGAAGACATAACCTCCGATGATACAGAACGTAAGGTGAACGGTGCATTCGGCCTGTCGATGGACCTGGCTTCATTTGGCCTGCCCATCGGCAAACTGGCCTCCGGATCGATAAAACTGCTGGGCAATGCAAGCCGGCTGACGATACTCGCCAGAGTCACTGCATTTGCGTCACTGACTAAAGAGGTGTCGATTTTGGCCCTGCAAGCATTGAATCCGGTTGATGGAGTCGGATCGCTGCTCAAGGCACTGGGATCCCGAGGGGTAAAGTTGGGAAGATCCGGCATTTTCAGAATCAAAACCATGGCGGGTAAGGCCGGCCACTACGAATTTGCTCAGAGCCTGCCACAAATAAGCGATGCGGGCCGCTGGAAACCTTTGTCGAGCGGTGATCGACTCGCGTCAGTCAAAGGCATGGAAGATGTGCCTATACGCAACACCGGTTCCGCTGTATCGCCAGCCTTCCATGCAGTCGATCCCGTTTCAGGCAAACCGTTCGGACCGAGTTTATCCGCGAATGACATATCAATGGGCCCTTCTACTTATCAGCGTATAGGCATTGCGGATAACGAGGAGCTGTATGTAATTGCCGAAACAGCTAAAGTGAGAAAGACATTAGAGATTGATGGTAGAACAACGGTGTTCATCGACAACGTGCCATACCGAAATCATGAAAATGCTTTGTGCCGCGTCGACAACCTCGATGCAAGCAAGAGTCTCAAAACTGTACCTTGTCGTTCTCGCAGGAGCCCTGGAGAGGTCTGTAAAACCAAGTACGTCATCACCAACTTTCCCGCTGAGCGCCCCATCCCAGGCACTTTTATGGATGTTGAGGATAGTTGGGCACCTTGGTTCGGGGACGGCAAATTCACACCCTCGCAACCGACATCAGCTCAATCCCGTCAACTACTGGCGTTTGAAGGAAAAATTTACGAGGTTAGAAACGGCACGCTCACTACTTACAAAGGCAGGCCTGAAGCGATCGGCCTTACGCAAAACAAGCCTATTTCCAAGAACAACATCAACGCCCACCTCGAATTTCAGGAGGGAATCTATGGAGGCTTGAAAGTGACCGGTAGTGCCGAAAAAATCGATGATGTGCATGACGTCGGTGCGCTCGTAGTTTATTCCAAGGACAAAAGACATCGGTATGTATTCGCCAAGCTGAATACGGATGATTACTACATGGTCAAGCTTTCCGCCAGCGAAAGCGTCCAGGGGCCGTTGCAAATGAACAAGGTATCCAAACAACAATTTTTGGAAAATGCGGTCGAACAAGAACTACGACGCGTATACATAGGATCCTTGAATGCGAACAATATGGTGCGCCTTCATGGAAAAGACAAGGTTCATCAGGCGCTGGACAAACTCGATGAATACGCAGTAACCATTGGAGCGCCGGCGAACCCTGCCGATGAACTTCAGCAGTTGACCGTGACAGCCTATCCGGCATCATCATTATTGTTTGATGGAGCGACAAGGGCAATGGCCGCCACACTTCCAGAGGGTGCGAATTTATGGGCCAAAAGTACTATGACACCCCTCGAATTACAGCAAGGCGTTGCGAATAGATTCGACACCCTTTTTTTAAGGAGTACAAGTGACGTCCCCAACAGCACAAAAATTGACCAGGCAATGGCGGATCTACAAAAGCTCCTTCCATCCCATCATCAGCAAAAGCTGCGTAATATCGCTTTTGCCGAAGTCAAAACCGCTGCAGGAAATAATGAAGTTTACGTTAGCGTTTCTGGAGCCGGGAATAACACCAGACACCTCCCCCTGTTCAAGCGAAATTCAGTGGTTAAGTACGATGACTCGACCTATTTCAACGTAGACCAGTTAAGGGAGTCGATAATCCCTGACTCCTTAAAACTATCGAGTGGCGAGGCGTTGCTATCGATCCCTCACCCAATTACCGATCCGTCCCGACCCGACGTTATTCAGCGGGCAACATCCGTAGACAGCGAAAGTAAATTGATCGGTTACATCAGTAATAAATACCCAAATACTGGTGACATAAAATCGATCAACGTTGTCACTACCCTGCCGCCCTGCGACTCGTGCTCAATCATTCTGAAAGGGTTCGGTTTTGATCATGGGGTCGATGAGCTCAACGTGATATGGGGCAAGCGCCCTAATGCACGCCAAACCCAATCCTGA
- a CDS encoding EAL domain-containing protein has translation MKQKRTLGTPRLLGIVWPFIAVVLFQALLGGVSLYVLSAVRAYVGGESLWSKGQKDAIYYLNLYADSRDETIFLKYQNAIAVPQGGHELRLALDHQPPNVEAARIAILKGGNHPDDVTRVIWLYLNFRHFSYLEKAIDLWTVGDAYLVRLDDVAREMHQRIADDQATGVDIKRWKGQILAINEGVTPAAKAFSDALSEGSRVILRLLLATNLATALGLIALALLRTHKLLEQRHAFANALQLEKDRAQITLQSIGDGVITTDVEGAIAYMNPAAEALTHWRAEQAAGLPLAALFNLLDENAQTDGFTLIEHILSGQLSSGREHSRLIQRLDGSTVSVTLVGAPIRNAGKVSGTVLVLHDMTQERQYIANLSWQASHDALTGLANRREFEYRLEQVLHDLARQRGRHTLMFLDLDQFKLVNDTSGHAAGDELLRHICALLQSGLREGDTLARLGGDEFGILLENCAPEAAEKIAEGLRQTVQNLHFVWKGRPFVTTVSIGLVHVAQSPTTLEASLCAADMACYMAKEKGRNRVQVYHADDSELSLRFGEMAWIQRLHRALEEDRFCLYAQEIAPLGHVEQGGGHIEILLRLHDEAGRMILPDSFIPAAERYGLMTSLDRWVVENVFKIIAQCIAQEGEGPLAMCAINLSGITIGDEAFLDFLHEQFVAYSIPPEMICFEITETSAISHLPNAIKFINDLKGLGCNFSLDDFCAGMSSFAYLKHLPVDFLKIDGSFVKDMLDDPINRAMVEVINHIGHVMGKRTIAEFVETPQVEQALLEIGVDYAQGYVIERPHLFTSDSLQSRPARPLPLLFKAPGTFR, from the coding sequence ATGAAGCAAAAACGGACTCTCGGAACCCCTCGCTTGTTGGGCATCGTCTGGCCGTTTATCGCCGTCGTGTTGTTCCAGGCACTGTTAGGAGGCGTCAGCCTTTACGTTCTTTCGGCAGTTCGCGCCTATGTCGGCGGGGAAAGCCTGTGGTCCAAGGGCCAGAAAGACGCCATCTATTACCTCAATCTCTACGCCGACAGTCGCGACGAAACGATTTTTCTCAAGTACCAGAATGCGATTGCGGTACCTCAGGGTGGTCATGAGTTGCGTTTGGCGCTGGATCATCAACCACCCAATGTCGAGGCGGCGCGAATCGCGATCCTCAAGGGCGGCAACCACCCGGACGACGTCACCCGCGTGATTTGGCTGTACCTCAATTTTCGGCATTTCAGCTACCTTGAAAAAGCCATCGACCTCTGGACGGTCGGTGACGCCTACCTGGTGCGGCTCGATGACGTTGCGCGCGAAATGCATCAGCGCATTGCCGATGACCAGGCCACCGGTGTCGACATCAAACGCTGGAAGGGGCAGATCCTCGCCATCAACGAAGGGGTGACGCCTGCTGCCAAAGCGTTCAGCGATGCCTTGAGTGAAGGCTCACGGGTGATTCTGCGGTTGCTGCTGGCAACGAACCTCGCCACCGCGCTGGGTTTGATTGCGTTGGCCCTGTTGCGTACGCACAAGCTACTCGAGCAGCGCCATGCTTTCGCCAATGCCTTGCAGCTGGAGAAAGACCGGGCACAGATCACCCTGCAATCGATTGGCGATGGGGTGATCACCACGGATGTCGAGGGTGCGATCGCTTATATGAATCCGGCCGCCGAGGCCTTGACTCACTGGAGGGCCGAACAGGCGGCGGGGTTGCCACTGGCGGCACTGTTCAATCTGCTGGACGAAAATGCCCAGACCGACGGTTTTACCTTGATCGAGCACATTTTGAGCGGTCAGCTCAGCAGTGGCCGAGAACATTCCAGACTGATCCAGAGGCTGGATGGCAGTACGGTCTCGGTTACCCTGGTGGGCGCGCCGATCCGTAACGCAGGCAAGGTCAGTGGCACCGTGCTCGTCCTGCATGACATGACCCAGGAGCGGCAGTACATCGCCAATCTGTCCTGGCAAGCGAGCCACGACGCCCTGACCGGGCTGGCCAACCGTCGCGAGTTCGAATATCGCCTGGAGCAGGTGCTACATGACTTGGCGCGACAGAGGGGGCGTCACACCTTGATGTTCCTCGATCTGGATCAATTCAAACTGGTGAACGATACCAGCGGTCATGCGGCGGGCGATGAGCTATTGCGGCATATTTGCGCGTTGCTGCAATCAGGTTTGCGTGAAGGCGACACCCTGGCCCGATTGGGAGGCGACGAGTTCGGCATTCTGTTGGAGAACTGTGCGCCGGAAGCGGCCGAGAAAATCGCCGAAGGCCTGCGCCAGACCGTGCAGAACCTGCATTTTGTCTGGAAGGGTCGGCCGTTCGTGACGACCGTGAGCATTGGTCTGGTGCATGTGGCCCAAAGTCCGACCACCCTTGAAGCATCGCTGTGTGCCGCTGACATGGCCTGTTACATGGCCAAGGAAAAGGGCCGCAACCGGGTTCAGGTCTATCACGCCGATGACTCGGAGTTGTCCCTGCGTTTTGGCGAGATGGCATGGATACAGCGCTTGCACAGGGCGTTGGAGGAAGATCGCTTTTGCCTGTACGCCCAGGAAATAGCGCCTCTTGGCCATGTCGAGCAGGGCGGCGGGCATATCGAGATCCTGCTGCGCCTGCATGACGAAGCAGGGCGTATGATTCTGCCGGACAGTTTCATTCCGGCGGCCGAACGTTATGGTTTGATGACGTCGCTAGACCGCTGGGTAGTGGAGAACGTTTTCAAAATCATTGCCCAGTGCATCGCGCAAGAGGGCGAAGGACCGTTGGCCATGTGTGCGATAAATCTGTCAGGTATCACTATCGGAGATGAGGCGTTTCTGGACTTCCTGCATGAACAGTTTGTTGCATATTCAATTCCACCTGAAATGATTTGTTTTGAAATCACAGAAACCAGTGCGATTTCACATTTGCCCAATGCAATTAAATTTATCAATGATCTCAAGGGCTTAGGCTGTAATTTTTCGCTGGATGACTTTTGCGCCGGGATGTCCTCATTCGCTTATTTGAAACATTTACCTGTAGACTTCCTGAAGATCGATGGGAGTTTCGTAAAGGATATGCTGGACGACCCGATTAACCGCGCCATGGTCGAAGTGATCAATCACATCGGTCATGTCATGGGTAAGCGCACGATTGCCGAGTTCGTTGAAACACCTCAGGTCGAGCAGGCATTGCTGGAGATCGGGGTGGATTACGCTCAAGGGTATGTGATTGAACGCCCGCATCTGTTTACCTCGGATAGTTTGCAAAGTCGTCCTGCCCGGCCCCTACCTTTGTTGTTCAAGGCGCCTGGCACGTTCCGTTGA
- a CDS encoding TenA family transcriptional regulator: MEAASYPAWAQQLIQDCSESKRRVVGHELYQRMRDNKLSAKTMRQYLIGGWPVVEQFALYMAQNLTKTRFARHPGEDMARRWLMRNIRVELNHADYWLHWSRAHGVSLEDLQVQQVAPELHALSHWCWHTSSSDSLIVAIAATNYAIEGATGEWSALVCSTGVYAAAFPEEDRKRAMKWLKMHAQYDDAHPWEALEIICTLAGMNPSKALQVELRQAVCKSYDYMYLFLERCMQLELAVKTPVVRERMELAES, from the coding sequence ATGGAAGCTGCAAGTTATCCCGCCTGGGCTCAGCAACTGATCCAGGATTGCAGTGAGAGCAAACGCCGGGTAGTTGGGCACGAACTGTATCAACGCATGCGAGACAACAAGCTCAGTGCAAAAACCATGCGCCAGTACCTTATTGGTGGCTGGCCGGTGGTGGAGCAGTTTGCGTTATACATGGCACAGAACCTGACAAAGACCCGTTTCGCGCGTCACCCTGGCGAAGACATGGCGCGCCGTTGGCTGATGCGCAATATTCGCGTCGAATTGAACCATGCCGATTACTGGTTGCACTGGAGCCGAGCTCACGGTGTCAGCCTGGAAGATCTGCAAGTGCAACAGGTAGCGCCTGAACTTCACGCATTGAGCCATTGGTGCTGGCACACCAGTTCGTCGGATTCGCTGATCGTGGCCATCGCCGCCACCAACTACGCCATCGAGGGTGCGACCGGAGAGTGGTCGGCACTGGTTTGTTCCACTGGCGTCTACGCGGCTGCGTTCCCCGAGGAAGATCGCAAGCGGGCCATGAAGTGGTTGAAGATGCACGCCCAGTATGACGATGCCCATCCATGGGAAGCGCTGGAAATCATCTGCACCCTGGCAGGCATGAACCCGAGCAAAGCGCTGCAAGTGGAATTGCGCCAGGCGGTCTGCAAAAGTTACGACTACATGTATCTGTTCCTGGAACGTTGCATGCAGTTGGAACTGGCAGTGAAAACCCCGGTAGTCCGTGAGCGGATGGAGCTGGCTGAAAGCTGA
- a CDS encoding GGDEF domain-containing protein codes for MKSLSQTNAIDFDSAKLQRLGFGQPPPLLERPAGLAQLRQALGLQLQTSLEPQRILGLFFREIQHLVPLDALSYEHQPSDLRLQFGTRGHHSISYSLSHEGEQLGELGFRRNQRFSEQEQGNLESLLSTLLFPLRNALLYRAATQSALRDPLTDTGNRIAMDQTLHREIEMSRRHSQPLSLLMLDIDHFKQINDTYGHSAGDEVLKAVAALIKNQLRNVDMVFRFGGEEFLILLSNTSREAAAMVGERLRFAAQAQDYVAEGKMIELTVSIGCSTLLPGESAKSLLRRADNALYVAKREGRNRLTMAG; via the coding sequence ATGAAATCACTCTCCCAGACCAACGCAATTGACTTCGACAGCGCCAAATTGCAACGCCTGGGCTTTGGTCAGCCGCCTCCCCTGCTGGAGCGTCCCGCCGGCCTTGCGCAGTTGCGCCAGGCGCTGGGCCTGCAGCTGCAAACCAGTCTTGAGCCGCAACGCATTCTTGGACTTTTCTTCCGGGAAATTCAGCACCTTGTGCCGCTGGATGCCCTGAGTTATGAACATCAGCCCAGCGATTTGCGCCTGCAATTCGGCACGCGGGGTCATCACTCAATCAGCTACAGCCTCAGCCATGAAGGCGAGCAGTTGGGTGAGCTGGGGTTCCGTCGCAATCAGCGTTTCAGCGAACAGGAACAGGGCAACCTGGAGTCACTGCTGTCGACCCTGCTCTTTCCCCTGCGAAACGCCCTGCTCTACCGAGCGGCGACTCAAAGTGCATTGCGTGACCCGCTGACCGATACCGGCAACCGCATCGCCATGGATCAGACGCTGCACCGGGAAATCGAGATGTCGCGGCGACACTCGCAGCCCCTGTCACTGCTGATGCTGGACATCGATCACTTCAAACAGATCAACGACACTTATGGGCACAGTGCCGGCGATGAAGTGTTGAAGGCCGTTGCAGCCTTGATCAAAAACCAGTTGCGCAACGTCGACATGGTGTTCCGGTTTGGTGGCGAAGAATTCCTGATCCTGCTGTCCAACACCAGTCGGGAAGCGGCAGCCATGGTCGGTGAACGACTGCGGTTTGCGGCGCAGGCTCAGGACTATGTGGCCGAGGGCAAGATGATCGAGCTGACGGTCAGCATCGGCTGTTCGACGCTGCTGCCTGGCGAGTCTGCCAAGAGTCTGTTGCGACGGGCCGACAATGCGTTGTATGTGGCCAAGCGTGAGGGACGTAATCGGTTGACGATGGCGGGCTGA
- a CDS encoding YciK family oxidoreductase, protein MFDYSARPELLKDRVILVTGAGRGIGAAAAKTYAAHGATVLLLGKTEANLTQVYDEIEAAGHPQPAVIPFNLETALPHQYDELAAMIETEFGHLDGLLHNASIIGPRTPIEQLSGENFMRVMQVNVNAMFMLTSTLLPLLKLSQDASVVFTSSSVGRKGRAYWGAYGVSKFATEGLMQTLADEVDTVAPVRSNSINPGATRTSMRAQAYPGENPLNNPTPEEIMPVYLYLMGPDSTGINGQAFNAQ, encoded by the coding sequence ATGTTTGATTATTCCGCCCGCCCTGAATTGCTCAAGGACCGGGTCATCCTGGTCACCGGCGCTGGCCGTGGCATCGGTGCTGCCGCGGCAAAAACCTACGCCGCCCACGGCGCCACCGTGCTGTTGCTGGGCAAGACCGAAGCCAACCTGACTCAGGTCTACGATGAAATCGAAGCGGCCGGGCATCCACAGCCAGCCGTCATCCCGTTCAATCTGGAAACCGCCCTGCCCCATCAATACGATGAACTGGCGGCGATGATCGAGACCGAGTTCGGCCATCTTGACGGCTTGCTGCACAACGCATCGATCATCGGGCCGCGCACGCCGATCGAACAGTTGTCTGGCGAGAATTTCATGCGCGTCATGCAGGTCAACGTCAACGCCATGTTCATGCTCACCAGCACCCTGCTGCCGCTGCTCAAACTGTCTCAGGACGCCTCGGTGGTGTTCACCTCCAGCAGCGTCGGTCGCAAGGGTCGTGCGTACTGGGGCGCTTACGGCGTTTCGAAGTTCGCGACCGAAGGCTTGATGCAAACCCTGGCTGACGAAGTCGATACCGTGGCACCGGTGCGCTCCAACAGCATCAATCCTGGCGCCACCCGCACCAGCATGCGCGCTCAGGCCTACCCGGGTGAAAACCCGTTGAACAACCCGACACCGGAGGAGATCATGCCGGTCTACCTTTATTTGATGGGTCCGGACAGTACCGGCATCAATGGCCAGGCGTTCAACGCTCAGTAA
- the mupP gene encoding N-acetylmuramic acid 6-phosphate phosphatase MupP has product MRIRAVLFDMDGTLLDTAPDFIAICQAMRADRGLPPINTQHIRDEISGGAKAMVAANFSMDPESPEFEELRQEFLDRYLKDCAVHSHLFDGMAEVLEKIEKANLIWGVVTNKPVRFAEPIMQQLGLAERSKVLICPDHVKNSKPDPEPLILACKMLDLDPASVLFVGDDLRDIESGRDAGTRTCAVTYGYIHPDDNPKHWGADVVIDHPLALLEVLDNALCSC; this is encoded by the coding sequence ATGCGTATCAGAGCAGTTCTTTTCGACATGGACGGCACCCTGCTCGACACCGCGCCGGATTTCATCGCCATTTGCCAGGCGATGCGTGCTGACCGTGGCTTGCCGCCGATCAACACTCAACACATTCGCGATGAAATTTCCGGCGGCGCCAAGGCGATGGTCGCCGCGAACTTTTCCATGGACCCCGAATCGCCGGAGTTCGAGGAACTGCGTCAGGAATTCCTCGACCGTTACCTCAAGGATTGCGCGGTCCACAGCCATCTGTTCGACGGCATGGCCGAGGTGCTGGAAAAAATTGAAAAGGCCAACCTGATCTGGGGCGTGGTCACCAACAAACCGGTACGTTTCGCCGAGCCGATCATGCAGCAACTGGGCCTGGCCGAACGTTCGAAGGTGCTGATTTGCCCTGATCATGTGAAGAACAGCAAACCGGACCCGGAGCCGTTGATCCTGGCGTGCAAGATGCTCGACCTTGACCCGGCCAGCGTGCTGTTTGTGGGCGATGACCTGCGAGACATCGAGTCCGGCCGCGATGCCGGCACCAGAACCTGCGCGGTGACCTACGGCTACATTCATCCGGACGATAACCCCAAGCACTGGGGCGCGGACGTGGTGATCGATCATCCGCTGGCGCTTCTAGAGGTGCTGGATAACGCGTTGTGCAGCTGCTGA
- the ubiG gene encoding bifunctional 2-polyprenyl-6-hydroxyphenol methylase/3-demethylubiquinol 3-O-methyltransferase UbiG: protein MSNVDYAEIAKFEALAHRWWDRESEFKPLHDINPLRVNWIDERVNLAGKKVLDVGCGGGILSEAMAQRGATVMGIDMGEAPLAVAQLHQLESGVSVEYRQITAEALAEEMPEQFDVVTCLEMLEHVPDPSSVIRACFRMVKPGGQVFFSTINRNPKAYLFAIVGAEYIMKLLPRGTHDFKKFIRPSELGAWSRMAGLTVKDIIGLTYNPLTKHYKLAADVDVNYMIQTLREE, encoded by the coding sequence ATGAGCAACGTCGACTACGCCGAAATCGCCAAATTCGAAGCCCTGGCCCATCGCTGGTGGGACCGCGAAAGCGAGTTCAAACCGCTGCACGACATCAACCCGCTGCGGGTCAACTGGATCGACGAGCGTGTCAATCTGGCCGGCAAAAAAGTCCTCGACGTCGGTTGCGGCGGCGGCATCCTCAGCGAAGCCATGGCCCAGCGCGGCGCCACCGTCATGGGCATCGACATGGGCGAAGCGCCGCTGGCGGTCGCGCAATTGCATCAGCTGGAATCCGGCGTGAGCGTCGAGTACCGGCAGATCACCGCCGAAGCGCTGGCTGAAGAAATGCCTGAACAGTTCGACGTCGTGACCTGCCTGGAAATGCTAGAGCACGTACCAGACCCATCGTCGGTGATCCGCGCTTGCTTTCGCATGGTCAAACCGGGCGGTCAGGTGTTCTTCTCCACCATCAACCGCAACCCGAAGGCCTATCTGTTCGCCATCGTCGGCGCCGAATACATCATGAAGCTGTTGCCGCGCGGCACCCACGACTTCAAGAAATTCATCCGCCCGTCGGAGCTTGGCGCCTGGAGCCGCATGGCTGGCCTGACCGTCAAGGACATCATCGGCCTGACCTACAATCCGCTGACCAAACACTACAAGCTGGCGGCCGATGTCGACGTCAACTACATGATCCAGACCCTGCGCGAGGAGTAA